The DNA segment GTGGAGAGCGCTGGGATAACGACACGGAGCAGCGGCTTAGCGGCCGGGATGTTTGTCGGGGAGGAATGACACGCGGGAGTTGGAGGTGACGCAGGCTGGGGTGGCTTGTTGGGGGGGTAGTGGCTGAGGGTAATAGGATCCTGGAGATGAGAAACACAGAAtgtgccggcagatcggccccatttggcccccctGTCTAGttacccgtttctcctgctgtaaagactcagtcgttggtctcgtcttaggttcaggagccgtatgtctatcccatgcatgtttaataccctcactgtattaccctgtaccacttctgctgggaggctgtgccaTGTAGCTACCACCCTCTAATAATGACAGATGAGGGGTTGTTATATGGATAGAGCTGTTGTATCTGATGACTCTGGGATGATGATTACGTTGGCTGTGTAATTATACAAGAACGTTACGGTAAGATTACGTGTAGCAAAGGGGagaacatggattttttttaagtggtcttatcaccatggtaACTCATGGTCGTCGTATCGATAAGGCAGCCTTTTCAGACTCTGCACTTAATACAGCGTTCAGAGCATCGGTCCCAGCGAACGGCCGAAACTTTGCCGCGAATCATTCTTTagtcatgtaaacttttttcccCGGGAACACTTATCATGTTATGCAAACGCAGGctctgataggctgttgccatagaaacggaAAAATAGCTGTTTGATTTGTATAATTGAACCTTCAGAGGAAGGTCACAGATCTGCTGCGGAGCGTCTGCGAGACGCACCAGCGAACGCCTTGGATGTTTTGTGTAAGTGGGACGGCATCTTTAACTTTGTGCCGGCTTGGAGGAGAAGAGAGATGGGGAAAAAACGAGAGACGGGAATCTAACGCTAGAGGGTCCGAGGCTGAGATGAAAGgaagtttactgagagggtagtagataagtggaacagccacccagtaGAAGTGGCAAGAGCTGGTTGAAGGTTGATATCCTGCCTGCTCTCAGCAAGACTTCTGTGGGGTCTTTTGAGACCCCTCCCCGggcgcatgcacagaaagctATCCCAAAGGGATCTCTTTCATGCCATTGGTCGGCTTCATCACGGAGCCAATCAGATGGCTGACAATGTGACCGCGGAGGGGGCATTGCACTGcagccctggagctgcagctcctccTTAAGGTAAGTTATTTATTTGCGTGACATACAAAGAGCTTTTACGCGCAGGCTTCGTTTGTGAGACTTATGTGACGCCGGGCTGTCTCTTTAACAGAGAGCGAGGAGCCGATCCTTTGCTGCTTTCCACGGCACTCTGCGAGACGCTCTGCAGGCGGTAGACCCAACGCCCTTACCTGACCTCCTCAGGTGTCCTGCTGAacttgtgtgatgtcatcaaatgtCGTGAAAGCAACTTCTCCATTGGCCAGTGCTGTGACAGGTAAGCCAATAGCGGGTCGCAGAGACTGTCCGTGGTCTCGCCGTGTCTTATGGTGTCGGTGGCTGCGCATGTTCTGCTGAACCCACACACGCTAAGGGTGGCCGCGGTCCGTGGTAGAGCTCCACTGGAGGGCGCAACAGAGGAGTTGAGGAGCGGCTGTGTTTGCAGCGAGTCACTGGAGGGGGCAGAATGtgtagaccccccccccccccccggtgtagAGTACGGTGAGGTTATGTAGTCGGCGGAAGGACAAGGTGAGAACGTCGTATAATCTCACGGGGAGGAGAGCCCGAGCGAGATCACGAGATAACGGCGAGTTACTCACGGCTCCGATAACGGCTTTATCTGCGATCACACCCCAGGTGGAGCGGCACACGGCAAACACCTCGACACAACCCCCGCGTGTGCGCGGCCGTCATACAACACGCTGCTTTATACGAGCGCGCGCCAACAAATGTATCCCGCTGTCATCATAAATCCTagaaattttaatgttatttattaagtaaattaattattttataacgCAAGTTTCTGGCCGAGGCGGCCATCGCTTTATTTCCCCCCCCCGTGGATCTTCTGGTTGGTTCTTCTCGGTGGGTTTTAGCCAATCGGAACTCAGCTTTGATTATAAATGTCGGTTCTGCTTGTTTTGCTGGTTGGGTTCTTGGTCGTTTTCTGCCAATCAGAATTCAGCCTCGGTGTTTAAATGTCCCAGGGAGGGGGGCCTACAGGATGCCGAGGAGCGGGGCACGGAGATCGCATGCAAACTAAACTATGGGGGAAAAAACGTGGAAAAAAAGTGTGTACAAAGGGCAGAAATAATTGGAATTTGTGCAGTTTGTGCAATTTGAGATTCCGATGACTCTGAGACGTCTCGGTGAACTCTGCCCAGACTCTGTCCGCTGTCACACTACGGCGTTCCTCTGTCACAGGTAATCCCAGGTTCTATAGGGGCTTTCTTGTATCCCGTTATGGATTCTATAGGTAGAACCGTTTCTTAGGGGGTCCTTGCTTCTGCGACACTCCGTTCTACGGCCAGTAGGGTTCCTGGTCCAGGTTCTTCACCCTCTcgttctcccctctctctccgtAGGTGCGATGGAGCTGTCTGTGGCTCAGTGGCTTCTTGTGGTCTGTCTCGTGGCTTTTCCCCTCCTGTACGAATGGAGCGTGACCTTCAAGTACTTCTGCAAGATGGCGTTCTACAACGGCTGGATCCTCACTCTGGCCATCTTGGCCATCCCTATCTGCGCAGTGAGGGGACGGAACGTGGAGAACATGAAGTGAGTCGCCCCTCGCCGACCCCGTCTTTCCTAACCCCCGGGTTCGGCTCCGGATTCTCTCTCTTTTGGCCGCTGTGACCCCGCGGTCCCAACGCTGTGAAGTCTCCGGGCCCGTTGTGAACAGGAGATATACGGAGCCTCGGCGTAGATACAAATCTCAGTTCTGCCAACCTGGCCGGCCTCCacgtaaatataattaaaacaaaagaaggcCCCAGCGGCAGGGACTAAAGATAAATGATTGGCCCGATACGCGCCTCTAGGATCCAACATCACCAATGATTCATGTTTtgggggtaaatatatatatatattttttaagaatggGGATAAAAATGACAAGTTTATGTTATTGCTCCTCTCCAGAGTTCTCCGATTTATGCTTCTGCACATCAAATATCTGTACGGGATCAAGATCGAAGTCCGAGGCTGGGAGAATTTCAACATTAAGGAGCCGTACGTCGTCGTGTCAAACCACCAAAGCTCGCTGGATCTGCTGGGTGAGAGGAAGGAACACCGGGGCGGTGCGAAGGGGCGATGGAGGAGACGGGTCGGGGGAGGAGAATTGGGGGcaagagagacggggagagaagcaGTGTGGGATAATGCGATTGGGCAAAGTCGGGATTTGGGTTGAGTTGAGTTGGAGTTGGGCTGGAGTTGGGACCGGTTTGGGGTTGCTTAGAAATTGAAAGGAAGACGAACCAAGGAGAAGACTTTCGAGGCGATGAGATGATGAATAGTAGAAGTTTTAGGGTGTTGGTAGGAAGGACCAATAATTGGGCGGCTGGACGGATATTAAGAGTTCGGGGGGGAATATGGTCTTTGTAAGAGAGATGGGGGGCAGTCTAGATGGGGCAAATGGTTCTTACCCGCTGTCACGTTCTATGTTCTGGAAAACGCAGAAAGAACTAACTCTGAATCCTCCTTCTGCTCTTTCCAAGGGATGATGGAGATCCTGCCGGGCCGCTGCGTGCCCATTGCCAAGCGGGAGCTGATGTACGCGGGCACGGCTGGCCTGGCGTGTTGGCTGGCGGGCGTCATTTTTATCAACCGGAAGAAGACGGACGACGCCATCAGCGTCATGACGGAGGCAGCTGAGACCATGCTAAAAGAGGACGTGAGAGACGGGGAGCTGGGACACTGGGTGGTACGGGGGGAGCTGGTTAGGGAGTTCATGATGCAGGCGGAGGTGGCTTAGACTTTCAAACAAGTTAGTaaacaacataataataataataagaatattaacAGAAGGGGTGTCTCTTTTTGGGGATATGCgtgatataaaaattaaaattgttgAAGAGAGATGAGGAAGGAAGGGTCGGGCGAGTAAGTAGTTTGGATCGAGATTCATGATGTCATTGAGTCTGGCGTTTTCCGCTAACACGTCTGTTTCTCTGCCCCGTGCCCCAGGTGCGAGTTTGGGTTTTCCCTGAAGGCACCCGGAATCACAGCGGGTCTCTGCTGCCGTTTAAGCGGGGAGCGTTCCACCTGGCGGTGCAGGCCCAGGTACGTGAATTAGCGCATACATTGTTCTTGGATTTGTATGGAAAGAACCGTTTGTTGTCTGTTCTCCGCGTCACGCCGTCTGTCTGTCCGTTCTCCATCATCGTTCGTTTCTCGTGGTCCCTCACGGAATTATCTCATTCTTCTCCTCGCCGCAGGTCCCCGTTATTCCGGTTGTCATGTCTTCCTATAAGGATTTCTACTGTAAGAAAGAGAGAAGGTTTACTACAGGTGAGGTTCTTTCCTCTGGGTTCTGTGGATGGTGGAGGGAGCGGCTGCCATCAGCACAGGTGGATGTGGCCCGTGTAAGCTTCTGGTTTCTGTTTCGGGGTATTTTTTGTGTCTTCCGGGTATGACGGGTCGCCGTGTCTTCCGGGTATGACGGGTCGCCGTGTCTTCCGGGTATGACGGGTCGCCGTGTCTTCCGGGTATGACGGGTCGCCGTGTCTTCCGGGTATGACGGGTCGCCGTGTCTTCCGGGTATGACGGGTCGCCGTGTCTTCCGGGTATGACGGGTCACGTGTCTTCCGGGTATGACGGGTTGCCGTGTCTTCCGGGTATGAAGGCTCTCTCTATTCATTGGTGTCGCTTACACGTTTTTTGCTTTCAGGGCAGTGCACGGTGCAGATCCTCCCAGGAGTTCCCACCCGTGGATTGTCTTCTGATGATGTCCCTGAACTTGCCGACGAAGTACGAGGCTTGATGCTCGATGCCTTCTCGCAATTTTCGACTGAGCGCCCGGGGAAGGAACCTGGAGGGGGGCATTGACCTTCCCCTTCCATCATTCTTTCCAACCACCCTGGGCAAGGGATTCCCCCCCCCATGGAAGACATAGAGGAGCAGGGGGGACCCTTGAAGCTAAACTGAGATTCATGGCCTTTGATGGAAGAGAACTTACAAATGATCCCTGAGAAAAGAGGGGGAAAGCACGACCTTTAACAGAgaagagggaaagagagagaaccTCGAGTCCTCCATGGAAAGagagacgaccccccccccatccctgCCCCTATAGAGGccaaaattagaaataaaataacccGGTTCAGACCGAGATGATTAGAGGCCAACCTAGAGAGAtgggaaaataattaaaacaagcgCAGTGTCTTGATCTAGATGGTTAAGGAGGATCGATAGCGGGAGGAGGAACGTGAAGGGGCGAGAGAACCTTGAGAATCCAAAGAGAGAATTTAATCAATAACGGGACGGAGAAGCGGAACGGGATCGAGAGGGGTAGATACAGGGTAATGAGGGGCGTTAAGATTACTTATTTAATTACCcgtagaaaaaataataatttagggcCAACCCTGGAGATCCTGCCGGGTAGATGACCCAATTCATAGCACTTATTCAAATTTATTCTAGAGGATTGTAGAAGTTCAGGTCCCCGCCGAGCAGAAGAAAGCGGACCAAAGAGGGGACGTCCTTAAGCGTTAAAGCGCTCTCAATGGCGgaaaaggaaatatttattgGATGCTTTAATgccatatttaattattataaacttatttcatgctgccccccccagccTCTGTTTCTGCCAATTTGTTCTCTCTTTTCCATGtcgtctctctctttctctctctctcgcgctctcTTTCGCTCGTAACAGATCCCTGGCCAACGAAGGAGGGGAGGGCAGACCTTTGGACTATAGTATAGTGATCGTCCGACGTAAATGCCTTCTTCACCCCTCCACCTCCACAATGACATAACGGCAAGGAGGTTCCGGACAAGAACCGCGGAGCTGCTCGGCCAAAACGTGGCCTCCTCTCCCGGACTCCGTGAAAGACGCCTTTCCGTTAACCATGTCCTCGAGCTCCATGCGCTTCACCACTGCTGACCCGCAAACTTGCCCCGTCTCCCCCCAGTCCTTGTCTCGTGGCCTGAAGAAATAGCCTTGTTTCGTTACGCTCCGCTCTTCGTAACCGGACTCCCCTCTCCCGCCCGCCTCGTTCAGCAGGGTGTGGAGCTGTAAATGTGCCAATGTATTTGTAGTTATCGATTGGGGGGGTGTTTAAAGAAGGTGGTCTCGTGGGTATGACGTGGGATGGGGTGTCGCGTGGGCTGGAGGGGGCAAATAAATCTCCTGTCCTGTAAATGTGAAATTTAGCGTTGCACGCAGTTTTCCGGGTCAATTTATGTTGTCGGTCTGGTTTTCGAACGCGTTGGCCGCGCGCCCCGTAGCTTTTGGATGGGTGTGTGAAGGTTGAGTGGCTTGAATGGCAGCTTGCGATGTCTGCGTACAGTTAAAGCGACCATTCATGCGTCATAAGCCTGTAGAAAAACCTGaaaaattcaagaaaaaaactaaaaaaaaggtcTGTGTATCGTGGTCgttttgcctttatttttttttatcatttttttcttaatttttttcatttgtttaccCCCTTTTTACGTGGATCAGTTGCTgcgtgacttttttttttccgcaccGCATCGAAGGCAGTTGCGTTGGGCGTCGAGGCCGGGGTAGGAAACGTTTTCTTTCATCTTAAATCAGTTCTGAACATGtttcaaacttttaaaaagtagcaaaataagcagccaatcagctggGAGAAGCAGGGTGCATGCTGGGAAGAAGCTTCAGTAACCGGGCGTTATTCTGAAACGAGGGCGCGAGCCGCGGGTTTACGAAATAAAGGATTACATCTCGGCTGTACCTGTAGGCGGTGATGTATTTAGCTGGGGGGCCGAAACCAAAAACCCCCAGCATAACAAGGCCGGTGGGGGAGATCAAAGAAagggaacgggggggggggattgtttATTGCCCTCCGGTGCTGCACCAAAGGGACTGCCTGAGGTTTTCCTGCTCaggccttaatcagtcgttggtctcgtcttagattcaggagccgtatgtctatcccatgcatgtttaataccctcgctgtattaccctctaccacttctgctgggaggctgttccactcatctattACCCTCTTggcaaagtaaaaatattttgtgttatgttCCTTAGAATAAAGGGAGTAAAATCCCCACATTTTACATCTGATCCTGGGGCGGGATACGAAAAGGAAACCTCTATTGCTGTAGGGTGTCCCTGCCGGCCCCTGTGTGCCACTAACCCTGCCGTAACCAGATCCCTGACGCTTTTACGGAGTAAACAAGATCCCGTCTAGACTGAATGTCCTCATACATCTTGTTTGTGTTAAAAGATCCGCATGCGATTCTTATAAGTATGAAACAGCAACCTGATTCGTCAGGATTATTTACCTTAACCTGGGCACAATCGGACCACAGAGCAgtaggggagctgcagcttctccccaagtaacttatttgtttttaaagaatgcgTGTAAAAGTATCTTAATACGCACTTATCGTCATTTAAAGTCATGGTGTAACTGGACCAGCCGGGGAGATCAGAAATCTCTCTTGGACACCTGGGGGGGGCATGAGCTCCCAAGATGGCAATCTGCCCCCACCTCACCGACCGCTGCCGCCAGGACCTCAGGATCAACTGTGCATGCGCAGCACATTCTCGCTTTCAGATGGAAAAGGTTGGAAGCATGGTGGGCTTATGAGAGCCTCGCCTGTGAGCCGAGCTGCCGGGGCGAGAAACGTTTTCCCttcgctgtccctttaaagaatgCGTCTCAAATTTTTGAAAAACGtggaaaaatgttacatttaaatccCCCACCAGAGGGCGCTGTTTACCTTTTCTCATCAAGAGCGGGTGAGCCGGCCCATTGATTCCGCTCGCTGGATTGGCTACCGGCAGAGGAaattgttattaattattttcgTTCATTTATTCGAATACCGCCATAATATTCCATAGCGATGTACAATATCACTGTCTATAAAATATAGAGTGTGTAAAATGTTATCTGCCATCCTTTGTGCTAAGGAAGGGTTAAtaagaaatatatgtttatattaatcgtaaatatataaatatacataccacaaaagtttggggtcactgagctgtttccatggaaaacaaggaaatttctgtctgtaacagaattacaaaagggtttctaacgatcCATTAGCCTTAATGCTAATGTTTAAACTTGGATGAacgaacacaacatgccattggaacacaggagtgatgggagtgataaagggccattggaacacaggagtgatgggagtgataaagggccattggaacacaggagtgatgggagtgataaagggccattggaacataggagtgatgggagtgataaagggccattggaacataggagtgatgggagtgataaagggccattggaacacaggagtgatgggagtgataaagggccattgga comes from the Spea bombifrons isolate aSpeBom1 chromosome 8, aSpeBom1.2.pri, whole genome shotgun sequence genome and includes:
- the AGPAT1 gene encoding 1-acyl-sn-glycerol-3-phosphate acyltransferase alpha → MSSNVVKATSPLASAVTGAMELSVAQWLLVVCLVAFPLLYEWSVTFKYFCKMAFYNGWILTLAILAIPICAVRGRNVENMKVLRFMLLHIKYLYGIKIEVRGWENFNIKEPYVVVSNHQSSLDLLGMMEILPGRCVPIAKRELMYAGTAGLACWLAGVIFINRKKTDDAISVMTEAAETMLKEDVRVWVFPEGTRNHSGSLLPFKRGAFHLAVQAQVPVIPVVMSSYKDFYCKKERRFTTGQCTVQILPGVPTRGLSSDDVPELADEVRGLMLDAFSQFSTERPGKEPGGGH